A genomic segment from Streptosporangium roseum DSM 43021 encodes:
- a CDS encoding GNAT family N-acetyltransferase, with translation MSLSLRPITEKEWSAWITLDEEAFGNAIPPHRSELFRRNAEFDRSLGAFEGDLLVGATAVCSFTMTVPGGPIPVGGVTSVGVLPSHRRRGVLSALMTRQLADLRERGEAVAALYASEAAIYGRFGYGRAADNLFFDIPKHGAALAGHAPVDPALRLRVVTPAEARTAFEKVFEAALDSRPGLYARTPARWDAVLSDHEADQGGAGPLRAVVAEDDGGPRGYALFRIKQGFTPHDVPDGELRLKELFGLDPAAYALLWRHVLERDLVARVKAWQRPSDDPLIHLLAEPRHLNAGWLDDLWIRLVDVERALPARRYSAPVDVVIEVEDAFCPWNARRWRLTADASGARCVPTEDPADLTLPVTVLGAAYLGGRPLAALQAAGVVRESRAGAVRELSVAMSWEPAPWAGLIF, from the coding sequence ATGAGTCTTAGCCTGCGCCCGATAACCGAGAAAGAATGGTCCGCCTGGATCACGCTCGACGAGGAGGCGTTCGGCAACGCCATCCCTCCGCACCGGTCGGAGCTGTTCCGGAGGAACGCCGAGTTCGACCGCTCGCTGGGCGCCTTCGAGGGCGACCTGCTCGTGGGCGCCACCGCCGTGTGCAGTTTCACCATGACGGTGCCCGGCGGCCCGATCCCGGTCGGCGGCGTCACCTCGGTCGGCGTGCTGCCCTCGCACCGCCGCAGGGGCGTCCTGTCCGCGCTGATGACCCGCCAGCTCGCCGACCTCCGCGAGCGGGGCGAGGCGGTCGCCGCGCTGTACGCCTCGGAGGCGGCGATCTACGGACGCTTCGGGTACGGCAGGGCCGCCGACAACCTCTTCTTCGACATCCCCAAGCACGGTGCGGCCCTGGCCGGGCACGCTCCCGTCGATCCCGCGCTGCGGCTGCGCGTCGTCACCCCCGCCGAGGCCAGGACCGCCTTCGAGAAGGTCTTCGAGGCCGCGCTCGACAGCCGCCCGGGACTCTACGCCCGCACGCCTGCACGCTGGGACGCGGTGCTGTCGGACCACGAGGCCGACCAGGGGGGCGCCGGGCCGCTGCGCGCCGTGGTCGCCGAGGACGACGGGGGACCTCGCGGCTACGCGCTCTTCAGGATCAAGCAGGGTTTCACCCCGCACGACGTGCCGGACGGCGAGCTGCGGCTCAAGGAGCTGTTCGGCCTGGACCCGGCCGCCTACGCGCTGCTCTGGCGGCACGTGCTGGAGCGGGACCTGGTCGCGCGGGTCAAGGCCTGGCAGCGGCCGTCCGACGACCCGCTGATCCACCTGCTGGCCGAGCCGCGCCATCTCAACGCGGGGTGGTTGGACGACCTGTGGATCCGCCTGGTGGACGTCGAGCGGGCGCTGCCGGCGCGCCGCTACTCGGCGCCGGTGGACGTGGTGATCGAGGTCGAGGACGCCTTCTGCCCGTGGAACGCCCGCCGCTGGCGGCTGACGGCCGACGCCTCCGGCGCCCGGTGCGTGCCCACCGAGGACCCGGCGGACCTGACGCTCCCGGTCACCGTGCTGGGCGCGGCCTACCTGGGCGGCCGCCCGCTGGCGGCGCTGCAGGCGGCGGGGGTGGTGCGCGAGTCGCGGGCGGGAGCCGTACGGGAGCTGTCGGTCGCGATGTCGTGGGAGCCCGCCCCCTGGGCCGGTCTGATCTTCTGA
- a CDS encoding PP2C family protein-serine/threonine phosphatase — translation MSSRPVPLIPPGLRAFLVRVPLLVPIVRFLRRGPLGRDRNLLIMLTVLTVVLAGLAARVSMEWFSPALLIPITLVGGLRLRLRSLGKLLCAVAAALLYVGVARGVGHIGPGLLVTFGFTTVLAALMARTRGKLGVQGLRGDAMLLELRDRLKNQSELPSLPKDWDSRVVLKQAGGSSFGGDFLVSMREGDTVELALVDVSGKGVDAGTRALMLSGTFGGLLGSVDDFLPACNTYLHRQREAEGFVTAVHVRLNLVTGEYVITSAGHPPVVKFEAGTGTWRVSPAKGVVLGIVPDLHCEPDRGTLRKGEALMLYTDGLIEQPGRDIDAGLDRLLGEAERLLPSGFRDGARNLVTSMSAGHNDDCALILIWRP, via the coding sequence ATGAGTTCTCGCCCGGTGCCGCTGATCCCTCCGGGGCTCCGCGCGTTCCTGGTGCGGGTGCCCCTTCTCGTGCCCATCGTGCGGTTCCTGCGCCGTGGGCCGCTGGGCCGCGACCGCAACCTGCTCATCATGCTGACCGTGCTGACCGTGGTGCTCGCCGGCCTGGCCGCCCGGGTCTCCATGGAGTGGTTCTCCCCGGCGCTCCTGATCCCGATCACCCTCGTCGGCGGCCTCCGGCTCCGGCTGCGGAGCCTGGGCAAGCTGCTGTGCGCGGTCGCGGCCGCCCTGCTCTACGTCGGCGTCGCGCGCGGGGTGGGGCACATCGGCCCGGGCCTGCTGGTCACCTTCGGCTTCACCACCGTGCTGGCGGCGCTGATGGCCCGCACCCGGGGCAAGCTCGGCGTGCAGGGCCTGCGTGGCGACGCGATGCTGCTGGAGCTGCGCGACCGCCTCAAGAACCAGAGCGAGCTGCCCTCGCTGCCCAAGGACTGGGACTCCCGGGTGGTGCTCAAGCAGGCCGGCGGCTCCTCCTTCGGCGGTGACTTCCTGGTCTCCATGCGCGAGGGCGACACGGTGGAGCTCGCCCTCGTCGACGTGTCCGGCAAGGGCGTGGACGCGGGCACCAGGGCCCTGATGCTGTCGGGGACCTTCGGCGGCCTGCTCGGCTCGGTCGACGACTTCCTGCCCGCCTGCAACACCTACCTGCACCGCCAGCGCGAGGCCGAGGGCTTCGTCACGGCCGTCCACGTCCGGCTCAACCTCGTCACGGGCGAATACGTGATCACATCGGCCGGCCATCCGCCGGTGGTCAAGTTCGAGGCGGGCACCGGCACCTGGCGGGTCTCCCCGGCCAAGGGCGTGGTCCTGGGCATCGTCCCCGACCTGCACTGCGAGCCGGACCGGGGGACGCTCCGCAAGGGCGAGGCGCTCATGCTCTACACCGACGGGCTGATAGAGCAGCCCGGCCGCGACATCGACGCGGGCCTCGACCGGCTGCTGGGGGAGGCCGAGCGGCTGCTGCCCTCCGGGTTCCGCGACGGCGCCCGCAACCTGGTCACCTCGATGTCGGCGGGGCACAACGACGACTGCGCCCTGATCCTCATCTGGCGCCCCTGA
- a CDS encoding DeoR/GlpR family DNA-binding transcription regulator: protein MLAQQRQQAILERVRSNGGVRVADLVRELGVSDMTIRRDLEVLAERGLVEKVHGGATAAGPGSTEEPGFAAKSMRQQPEKEAIAQYAAQLVRPGTAIALSAGTTTWTLAHSVVDVPDLTVITNSIRIADVFHRSPRADRTVVLTGGVRTPSDALVGPVAVAAIRGLHVDTLFLGVHGMDARAGFTTPNLLEAETNRELVASAHRLVVPADHTKWGTVGISTIAELSQAHVVITDSGMPDEARDELTAQVGELIVAEARPESAVLSR from the coding sequence AACAGCGGCAGCAGGCGATTCTGGAACGGGTGCGCAGCAACGGCGGGGTCAGGGTCGCCGACCTCGTCCGCGAGCTCGGCGTGTCCGACATGACGATCCGCAGGGATCTCGAAGTGCTGGCCGAGCGCGGGCTGGTGGAGAAGGTCCACGGCGGGGCCACCGCCGCCGGCCCCGGCTCGACCGAGGAGCCCGGATTCGCCGCCAAGTCGATGCGCCAGCAACCGGAGAAGGAGGCGATCGCCCAGTACGCCGCCCAGCTCGTCCGGCCCGGCACGGCCATCGCGCTGTCCGCCGGCACCACGACCTGGACGCTGGCCCACTCCGTGGTCGACGTGCCCGACCTGACCGTGATCACCAACTCGATCCGGATCGCCGACGTCTTCCACCGCTCCCCCCGCGCCGACCGCACCGTCGTGCTGACCGGTGGCGTCCGGACCCCCTCGGACGCGCTGGTCGGCCCGGTCGCCGTGGCGGCCATCCGCGGGCTTCACGTGGACACCCTGTTCCTCGGCGTGCACGGGATGGACGCCCGCGCCGGGTTCACCACTCCGAACCTGCTGGAGGCGGAGACCAACCGCGAGCTGGTCGCCTCCGCGCACCGCCTGGTGGTGCCCGCCGATCACACCAAGTGGGGGACGGTCGGGATCAGCACGATCGCCGAGCTGTCCCAGGCCCACGTCGTGATCACCGACTCCGGCATGCCGGACGAGGCCCGCGACGAGCTCACCGCCCAGGTCGGCGAGCTGATCGTCGCCGAGGCGCGGCCGGAGAGCGCGGTGCTGAGCCGATGA
- a CDS encoding WD40 repeat domain-containing protein: MLLAVFLAAAGLVWKRERDRASAQERLALAHGLALHAAELRDAAPGTARDLGLAAVKIHSDGQTRAGLIDTLVGERGDELTPVASGEVALSGDGRIALTGAGDEVSVWDLTTRLDPKIVDKPDRIAVLKGHKEDVGAVALSFDGRTALTGGDDGVTIVWDLTDPAKPIRMAALAGGKTTKDAGSVLAAAVSRDGRTAVIADDDGNVTVWDLTDRSRPARLSVTRARTSSYIRDFGLSADGGGAVTVDGDGAVTVWDLADPSRRVKSAGLALPAKSAATAMSADGRVVLAGNAYRAGLWNLDDRSRPVSTAVFDVPLADIYDMALTSDGKIALLAGPSDSGILWDLSAPSGPARTAALKGYAREIDSVALSADGGIALAAGPGGVSLWDLRGLAEVVADPERAACSGNTNAEIDKADWARYAGGADWSDYGGGGSDVLAVCFISPGSA, from the coding sequence GTGCTCCTGGCCGTCTTCCTGGCCGCCGCCGGACTCGTGTGGAAGCGTGAGCGTGACAGGGCGTCGGCTCAGGAGCGCCTCGCACTGGCTCATGGGCTCGCGCTCCACGCCGCGGAACTACGTGACGCCGCCCCCGGCACGGCTCGGGACCTCGGCCTGGCCGCAGTCAAGATCCACTCTGACGGGCAGACCCGGGCGGGGCTGATCGACACCCTGGTCGGGGAACGCGGCGATGAACTCACGCCGGTCGCCTCCGGCGAGGTGGCGCTGAGCGGCGACGGGCGGATCGCCCTGACCGGTGCCGGCGACGAGGTGAGCGTATGGGACCTCACGACCCGGCTCGACCCCAAGATCGTCGATAAGCCCGACCGGATCGCCGTGCTGAAGGGGCACAAGGAGGACGTGGGCGCGGTGGCGCTGTCCTTCGACGGTCGGACCGCGCTGACCGGCGGCGACGACGGCGTCACGATCGTGTGGGATCTCACCGATCCGGCCAAGCCGATCCGGATGGCCGCGTTGGCGGGCGGGAAGACCACCAAGGACGCCGGCAGCGTGCTGGCGGCGGCGGTGTCGCGCGACGGCCGTACGGCCGTGATCGCCGACGACGACGGCAACGTGACCGTATGGGATCTGACCGACCGGTCTCGTCCGGCGCGCCTGTCGGTGACGAGAGCGCGCACCTCCTCCTACATTCGCGACTTCGGACTCAGCGCGGACGGCGGGGGCGCCGTCACCGTGGACGGCGATGGGGCGGTGACGGTCTGGGACCTCGCCGACCCCTCGCGCCGGGTCAAGTCGGCCGGCCTCGCCCTGCCCGCGAAGTCCGCGGCGACGGCGATGAGCGCGGACGGGCGCGTCGTCCTCGCTGGAAACGCGTATCGGGCCGGGCTCTGGAACCTCGATGACCGGTCGCGTCCGGTCAGCACGGCTGTGTTCGATGTGCCCCTCGCCGACATTTATGACATGGCCCTGACCTCCGACGGGAAGATCGCCCTGCTCGCGGGACCGAGCGATTCCGGGATTCTCTGGGACCTCTCCGCCCCGTCCGGGCCGGCCCGGACGGCCGCGTTGAAGGGATACGCGCGGGAGATCGATTCCGTGGCTCTCAGCGCCGATGGCGGCATCGCCCTGGCGGCCGGCCCCGGCGGGGTCTCCCTGTGGGATCTCAGGGGCCTCGCCGAGGTCGTCGCCGACCCGGAGCGGGCGGCTTGCAGCGGTAACACCAACGCGGAGATCGACAAGGCGGACTGGGCCCGCTACGCGGGCGGCGCGGACTGGTCGGACTACGGGGGAGGGGGTTCTGACGTCCTTGCCGTCTGCTTCATCAGCCCGGGCTCCGCATGA
- the galT gene encoding galactose-1-phosphate uridylyltransferase: protein MKRTITHLADGRELFYFDRHDDADRGAIDKRDLPPRPPASELRYDPLTEEWIAVAGHRQGRTFLPPASECPLCPSTLGNLTEVPSSAYDVVVFENRFPSFSAQRGEHHQVGGLSEVRPGTGRCEVVCFTSDHGSSFSELSAGQVELVMEAWIDRTAELSAMPGVEQVFCFENRGAEIGITLAHPHGQIYAYPYVTPRTRLSLGAAERHRERTGGNLFADVLAAEREAGIRVVASNEHWTAFVPAAARWPVEVHLYPHRQVPDLGGLEPAERAAFGPLYTEVLRRLDGLFGVPMPYVAAWHQAPVNVGRELSYAHLELFSIRRAPDKLKYLAGSESAMGAFVNDVLPEETARLLRSLVTG from the coding sequence ATGAAGCGCACGATCACCCACCTGGCCGACGGGCGGGAACTGTTCTACTTCGACCGGCACGACGACGCCGACCGCGGCGCGATCGACAAGCGCGACCTGCCGCCCCGCCCGCCGGCCTCCGAGCTGCGCTACGACCCGCTCACCGAGGAGTGGATCGCGGTGGCCGGGCACCGCCAGGGGCGCACCTTCCTGCCGCCGGCGAGCGAGTGCCCGCTGTGCCCGTCGACCCTCGGCAACCTGACCGAGGTCCCGTCGAGCGCCTACGACGTCGTCGTCTTCGAGAACCGATTCCCCTCCTTCTCCGCCCAGAGGGGCGAACACCACCAGGTGGGGGGGCTGAGCGAGGTCCGCCCGGGGACCGGGCGGTGCGAGGTGGTCTGCTTCACCTCCGACCACGGCTCGTCCTTCTCCGAGCTCTCCGCCGGCCAGGTCGAGCTGGTCATGGAGGCCTGGATCGACCGTACGGCGGAGCTGTCCGCGATGCCCGGCGTGGAGCAGGTGTTCTGCTTCGAGAACCGGGGAGCGGAGATCGGCATCACTCTGGCCCACCCTCACGGCCAGATCTACGCCTACCCCTACGTGACCCCGCGCACCAGGCTCTCCCTCGGCGCGGCCGAGCGCCATCGGGAGCGGACCGGGGGCAACCTGTTCGCCGACGTGCTGGCCGCCGAGCGGGAGGCCGGGATCCGCGTGGTCGCCTCGAACGAGCACTGGACGGCCTTCGTCCCCGCCGCGGCGCGCTGGCCCGTGGAGGTCCACCTCTACCCGCACCGCCAGGTCCCCGACCTGGGCGGGCTGGAGCCCGCCGAGCGCGCGGCGTTCGGACCGCTCTACACGGAGGTGCTCCGCCGCCTGGACGGGCTTTTCGGCGTGCCCATGCCGTACGTCGCGGCCTGGCACCAGGCGCCGGTGAACGTCGGCCGGGAGCTGTCGTACGCGCACCTGGAGCTGTTCAGCATCCGCCGGGCGCCGGACAAGCTGAAGTATCTCGCCGGATCGGAGTCGGCCATGGGGGCTTTCGTGAACGACGTCCTGCCTGAGGAGACGGCGCGCCTTTTACGTTCTCTTGTCACAGGATGA
- a CDS encoding coiled-coil domain-containing protein, whose protein sequence is MVSALAFTLGTATAGNATPKPKESQLRAELAQLNKKVDKLIETYAAKRESLKKAQAAESVAKTDLRKAEESYAEAEKQVDTLAQYRYQSNAVDLPSVLFSTDIGGLAIMEQLSAQQSTYLQGFALSRDLKKQAADKAAQLTKAIGEEAAAVENQREEAEQVIDDIEKKLDALVPTGSGRRADGSWAPQLPAGADNITDRTRIMREAIKKRFPLPYQVGCYRAANDGGEHPLGRACDFMMSTGGSMPSAAHIKLGDEIAAWTIKNKAALGVKYVIWRQRINSGSGWRPMSNRGGITANHFDHVHISMY, encoded by the coding sequence ATGGTTTCGGCCCTAGCGTTCACCCTTGGCACGGCTACCGCGGGTAACGCGACCCCCAAGCCGAAGGAGTCCCAGCTCCGCGCCGAGCTGGCCCAGCTCAACAAGAAGGTCGACAAGCTCATCGAGACCTACGCGGCCAAGCGCGAATCCCTCAAGAAGGCCCAGGCCGCCGAGAGCGTCGCCAAGACGGACCTGCGCAAGGCCGAGGAGAGCTACGCCGAGGCCGAGAAGCAGGTCGACACCCTCGCCCAGTACCGCTACCAGAGCAACGCCGTCGACCTGCCCTCCGTGCTGTTCTCCACCGACATCGGAGGCCTCGCGATCATGGAGCAGCTCAGCGCCCAGCAGAGCACCTACCTGCAGGGCTTCGCCCTGAGCCGGGACCTCAAGAAGCAGGCGGCGGACAAGGCCGCCCAGCTCACCAAAGCGATCGGCGAGGAGGCGGCGGCAGTGGAGAACCAGCGTGAGGAAGCCGAGCAGGTGATCGACGACATCGAGAAGAAGCTCGACGCGCTCGTCCCCACCGGCTCCGGCCGCCGCGCCGACGGCAGCTGGGCCCCCCAGCTCCCCGCCGGCGCCGACAACATCACCGACCGCACCCGGATCATGCGCGAAGCCATCAAGAAGCGCTTTCCCCTGCCCTACCAGGTCGGCTGTTACCGGGCCGCGAACGACGGCGGCGAACACCCCCTCGGCCGCGCCTGCGACTTCATGATGAGCACCGGCGGCTCGATGCCCTCGGCCGCCCACATCAAACTCGGCGACGAGATCGCCGCCTGGACCATCAAGAACAAGGCCGCCCTCGGCGTCAAATACGTCATCTGGCGCCAGCGCATCAACTCCGGCTCCGGCTGGCGCCCGATGTCCAACCGCGGCGGCATCACCGCCAACCACTTCGACCACGTCCACATCTCGATGTACTGA
- a CDS encoding M50 family metallopeptidase: protein MSWLFVIGIIVFLLGLMVSIGLHEIGHLLPAKRFGVKVTQYMIGFGPTMWSWRRGETEYGVKWIPFGGYIRMIGMLPPRPTDDPTKVRSVATGPWQGLIENAREVALEEVRPGDENRVFYRKPWWQKVIIMSGGPAMNFVLAFVLFAIVIMGFGVPVLKPVVSGMTKCVIPYSESLKPGRTCTEADPPTPAAQAGVKPGDKIVAFDGVPVSTWEEATKKIRANGAGPVTIGIVRDGRPQTLNVTLISQDRPAVDDPKKIEKNVGFLGVAPTQVMEKQSFGYVVGHMVELTGRVAESLVNLPEKMVGVWNAAFSGEERDPNGPVGVVGAGRIGGEIAASAAPTENKFVALLSLLAGFNLAIGVFNLIPLLPLDGGHIAGGLWEGLKRAFARVTRRPEPAHVDIAKVLPLTYALAFTMIILFGLLLYADLVNPVRLTG, encoded by the coding sequence TTGAGCTGGCTCTTCGTGATCGGGATCATCGTCTTCCTCCTGGGATTGATGGTGTCGATCGGGCTGCACGAGATCGGTCACCTGCTGCCGGCGAAGCGGTTCGGCGTCAAGGTCACCCAGTACATGATCGGCTTCGGCCCGACCATGTGGTCGTGGCGCAGGGGCGAGACCGAGTACGGCGTGAAGTGGATCCCGTTCGGCGGCTACATCCGGATGATCGGCATGCTGCCGCCCCGGCCCACCGACGACCCCACCAAGGTGCGTTCGGTCGCCACCGGGCCGTGGCAGGGGCTGATCGAGAACGCCCGCGAGGTCGCGCTGGAGGAGGTCCGGCCGGGAGACGAGAACCGGGTCTTCTACCGCAAGCCCTGGTGGCAGAAGGTCATCATCATGAGCGGCGGCCCGGCGATGAACTTCGTGCTGGCCTTCGTCCTCTTCGCCATCGTCATCATGGGCTTCGGCGTCCCGGTGCTCAAGCCGGTCGTGTCGGGGATGACCAAGTGCGTCATCCCCTACAGCGAGTCGCTGAAGCCGGGCCGTACGTGCACCGAGGCCGACCCGCCGACGCCGGCGGCGCAGGCGGGCGTCAAGCCCGGCGACAAGATCGTCGCGTTCGACGGAGTGCCGGTCTCCACCTGGGAGGAGGCCACCAAGAAGATCCGGGCCAACGGCGCCGGGCCCGTCACCATCGGCATCGTGCGGGACGGAAGGCCGCAGACGCTGAACGTCACCCTGATCTCCCAGGACCGCCCCGCGGTCGACGACCCCAAGAAGATCGAGAAGAACGTCGGCTTCCTCGGCGTCGCGCCCACGCAGGTCATGGAGAAGCAGAGCTTCGGCTACGTGGTCGGCCACATGGTGGAACTCACCGGCAGGGTCGCCGAGTCGCTGGTCAACCTGCCGGAGAAGATGGTCGGCGTCTGGAACGCCGCCTTCTCCGGTGAGGAACGCGACCCCAACGGCCCGGTCGGCGTGGTCGGCGCGGGCAGGATCGGCGGCGAGATCGCCGCCTCCGCCGCCCCCACCGAGAACAAGTTCGTCGCCCTGCTGAGCCTGCTCGCCGGGTTCAACCTCGCCATCGGCGTGTTCAACCTGATCCCCCTGCTGCCGCTCGACGGCGGCCACATCGCGGGCGGCCTCTGGGAGGGGCTCAAGCGGGCCTTCGCCCGGGTGACCCGCAGGCCCGAGCCGGCGCACGTGGACATCGCCAAGGTGCTCCCGCTGACCTACGCCCTGGCGTTCACGATGATCATTCTGTTCGGCCTGCTCCTGTACGCCGACCTGGTGAACCCGGTCCGCCTCACCGGCTGA
- a CDS encoding GNAT family N-acetyltransferase: protein MTAEPAHGVHAARTTSLHLATRNAAAFWTALAQTRGHGLLTRPGFVGVDGGARGGLRVLLLSPEPDAGDLAELTELARCRSTGGVVVEDPFSSVDLGDLGLSPRRLPVMIRRPGPVPAPPAVEVDRLEPGGRLETAERIVVDGFPLPGFQPYRPGEVLPQSLLERQEVDLFLATRDGVPAGACMTVTDDAVGGVYWVTTLPEHRSRGVGRALMHAVLGHLKGSVTLTSATAGKPLYDSLGFDTVAHATWWTGMMRPHDRQPR, encoded by the coding sequence ATGACCGCTGAACCGGCACACGGCGTCCACGCCGCGCGCACGACCTCGCTGCACCTGGCCACCCGGAACGCCGCCGCCTTCTGGACGGCTCTCGCGCAGACCCGAGGGCACGGACTGCTCACCCGTCCCGGTTTCGTCGGCGTGGACGGAGGCGCCCGCGGCGGCCTGCGCGTCCTGCTTCTCTCCCCGGAGCCGGACGCGGGCGATCTCGCCGAACTGACGGAGCTGGCCCGGTGCCGATCAACCGGCGGGGTGGTCGTCGAGGACCCGTTCAGCTCGGTCGACCTCGGCGATCTGGGGCTGAGCCCTCGGCGGCTCCCCGTCATGATCCGCCGCCCCGGTCCGGTCCCCGCGCCACCGGCCGTGGAGGTCGACCGGCTAGAGCCGGGCGGGCGGCTGGAGACCGCGGAACGGATCGTGGTCGACGGATTCCCGCTGCCGGGCTTCCAGCCGTACCGTCCGGGCGAGGTGCTCCCCCAGAGCCTGCTGGAGCGCCAGGAGGTCGACCTGTTCCTCGCCACCCGGGACGGGGTGCCCGCCGGAGCCTGCATGACGGTCACCGATGACGCGGTCGGCGGGGTCTACTGGGTGACCACCCTGCCCGAGCACCGCTCCCGCGGGGTCGGACGGGCACTCATGCACGCGGTCCTGGGACACCTGAAGGGTTCTGTCACCCTGACCTCGGCGACGGCCGGCAAGCCGCTCTACGACTCCCTCGGGTTCGACACCGTCGCCCACGCGACATGGTGGACTGGCATGATGAGGCCCCATGACCGACAGCCGCGTTGA
- a CDS encoding DinB family protein, translated as MTDSRVDPPYAAAETLMLQSWLDWHRETLAVKCAGLSEEQLRLRAVAPSTLSLLGLVRHMTDVERYWFRNVLNGENTPGIYWSDLHPDGEFDLVDTASAEEAFTRWQGEIDHAREVSAGLPPDTLGKQQRKGEDVSLRWILIHMSSEYARHNGHADIIREQLDGVTGE; from the coding sequence ATGACCGACAGCCGCGTTGACCCTCCCTACGCCGCCGCCGAGACCCTCATGCTCCAGTCGTGGCTGGACTGGCACCGGGAGACCCTGGCCGTGAAGTGCGCCGGGCTCTCGGAGGAGCAGCTCCGCCTGCGCGCCGTCGCGCCGTCCACGCTCTCCCTGCTGGGGCTGGTCCGCCACATGACCGACGTCGAGCGCTACTGGTTCCGCAACGTCCTCAACGGTGAGAACACCCCGGGGATCTACTGGTCCGACCTGCATCCCGACGGGGAGTTCGACCTGGTGGACACCGCCTCGGCCGAGGAGGCGTTCACCCGCTGGCAGGGCGAGATCGACCACGCCCGCGAGGTCTCCGCGGGGCTGCCTCCGGACACCCTGGGCAAGCAGCAGCGCAAGGGGGAGGACGTCTCGCTGCGCTGGATCCTCATCCACATGAGCTCGGAGTACGCCCGGCACAACGGCCACGCCGACATCATCCGCGAGCAGCTCGACGGCGTCACCGGAGAGTAG
- a CDS encoding response regulator transcription factor, with amino-acid sequence MIGILVAEHLPLVRRGLVASLECEADLKVVADVGSGEEVVPSVLRHGPETAVIDVDLPDVDGFTAALRLRENTPGCRVLLLSRDPNPGQVRRAFAVHALGFMSLDVGPEQLADGVRRVAAGGRAVDSELAVAALEAAENPLTRRELDVLRLAAQGARSNEIADQLFLSVGTVRNHMSRIMCKTHARNRLDAVRIASDSGWL; translated from the coding sequence TTGATCGGGATCCTGGTGGCCGAGCATCTCCCTCTGGTCCGGCGAGGCCTCGTGGCATCGCTGGAGTGCGAGGCCGATCTGAAGGTCGTCGCCGACGTGGGCAGCGGAGAGGAGGTCGTCCCCTCCGTCCTGAGGCACGGCCCGGAGACGGCGGTCATCGACGTGGATCTCCCCGACGTCGACGGGTTCACCGCGGCGCTCCGGCTGCGCGAGAACACCCCAGGCTGCCGGGTGCTCCTGCTGTCCCGCGACCCCAACCCCGGTCAGGTGCGCCGCGCCTTCGCCGTCCACGCGCTGGGGTTCATGAGCCTGGACGTGGGGCCCGAGCAGCTGGCCGACGGCGTCCGGCGGGTCGCGGCCGGCGGACGGGCGGTGGACTCGGAGCTGGCGGTGGCCGCCCTGGAGGCGGCCGAGAACCCGCTGACCCGCCGGGAGCTGGACGTGCTCCGGCTGGCCGCCCAGGGGGCGCGCTCCAACGAGATCGCCGACCAGCTGTTCCTGTCCGTGGGAACGGTCCGAAACCACATGTCGAGGATCATGTGCAAGACCCATGCCCGCAACCGCCTCGACGCCGTACGGATCGCCAGCGACTCCGGGTGGCTGTGA
- a CDS encoding MarR family winged helix-turn-helix transcriptional regulator has translation MRDGTPGAAIDVALFRLRRIWARPLRSRKIVDPQRPVQLSNVMVVHAVHKLSLDVPEVTVGAVAEQLDVDPSTASRLVNDAIGAGFVEREESEVDARRARLVLSGRGRRVLEVVVHYRRTYLDGLIADWDEADREAFARLLTRFAEAAMAHPADLANLDQVIAEAIQEPTTLR, from the coding sequence GTGAGGGACGGGACGCCCGGGGCGGCGATCGATGTGGCGCTGTTCCGGCTGCGCCGGATCTGGGCGCGGCCGCTGCGCTCGCGCAAGATCGTGGACCCGCAGCGGCCGGTGCAGCTGTCGAACGTGATGGTCGTGCACGCCGTGCACAAGCTGAGCCTGGACGTGCCCGAGGTGACCGTCGGCGCCGTCGCCGAGCAACTGGACGTGGACCCCTCCACGGCCAGCAGGCTCGTCAACGACGCGATCGGTGCCGGGTTCGTGGAGCGCGAGGAGTCCGAGGTGGACGCCCGGCGGGCCCGGCTGGTGCTCAGCGGGCGGGGGCGCAGGGTGCTGGAGGTGGTCGTCCACTACCGGCGGACCTACCTGGACGGGCTGATCGCCGACTGGGACGAGGCGGACCGTGAGGCCTTCGCCCGCCTGCTCACCCGCTTCGCCGAGGCGGCCATGGCCCACCCCGCGGACCTGGCCAACCTCGACCAGGTGATCGCCGAGGCGATCCAGGAGCCGACTACTCTCCGGTGA